The Leptospira bouyouniensis genome window below encodes:
- a CDS encoding DUF2079 domain-containing protein has protein sequence MNRIWKYLPSFILWVLAFYFLSERAVYRYQHMGAGVDIGLFENLFFWIVQDCKAITSLGLDGTLHHYFADHINWYIYPISTIYYFFPFVESLLIFQAFVISFPILLFPFFGNQKSFQWVYSTLYALFLPIYWIQIFDFHPEVLWIPLFFLFYLFWEKKSKLWILFFILSLLTKEETCFVWIVFSFLQRKEYPKESIFIAIVSSLYFIVSIGLLVYFHNQFQTNTPAHLERYSDPLSALNKIHLFPFLILYLNLPFLFLSFRSPLMICLVPYLLYSIFSQYEVNKTPFTHHSFITIPIVFLSYVKSLENLNWNRKKYIFGVSILVSMILFIFYGPISKSYSYRKEYLNREVSVNDYQILRNLLPNETIVSNVPQYLSNRKEIQLHLPNNSSSAHYYIFYQWKNDFNPIDHPIGYILQSSIENHIFIFKRQKID, from the coding sequence ATGAATCGTATATGGAAGTATCTTCCATCCTTTATCTTATGGGTTTTAGCATTTTACTTTTTATCAGAAAGAGCAGTCTATCGATACCAACATATGGGAGCAGGTGTTGATATTGGACTTTTTGAAAATTTATTTTTTTGGATTGTACAAGATTGTAAGGCAATCACATCACTTGGATTAGATGGAACTCTACATCATTATTTTGCCGACCATATCAATTGGTATATTTATCCAATCAGTACCATCTATTATTTTTTTCCATTTGTTGAAAGTTTACTCATCTTTCAGGCATTTGTAATCAGTTTTCCGATTCTATTGTTTCCATTTTTTGGGAATCAGAAATCATTTCAGTGGGTTTACTCCACTTTGTATGCATTATTTTTACCAATTTATTGGATTCAAATTTTTGATTTCCATCCAGAGGTTTTATGGATTCCTCTTTTCTTTTTGTTTTATCTTTTTTGGGAAAAAAAATCCAAACTGTGGATATTGTTTTTTATCCTAAGTTTATTAACGAAAGAGGAAACATGTTTTGTTTGGATTGTTTTTTCATTTTTACAACGAAAAGAGTATCCAAAAGAAAGTATTTTCATCGCTATCGTTTCTAGTCTTTATTTCATTGTTTCCATTGGACTTTTAGTTTATTTTCATAATCAATTCCAAACCAATACACCTGCACACTTGGAAAGATACAGCGATCCTCTTTCCGCTTTAAATAAAATTCATTTGTTTCCTTTTCTCATTCTCTATTTAAACCTCCCGTTTTTGTTTTTATCCTTCCGAAGTCCATTGATGATCTGTTTAGTTCCGTATTTATTGTATTCAATTTTTTCCCAATATGAAGTGAACAAAACTCCATTCACGCATCATAGTTTCATAACAATACCAATTGTTTTTTTGAGTTATGTAAAAAGTTTAGAAAACTTGAATTGGAATCGAAAAAAATATATATTTGGAGTATCGATTCTCGTCTCCATGATTCTTTTTATTTTTTATGGTCCAATCTCAAAATCTTATTCCTATCGAAAAGAGTATTTAAATAGAGAAGTATCAGTAAATGATTATCAAATTTTAAGAAATTTATTACCGAATGAAACCATTGTTTCAAACGTCCCACAATACCTCTCCAATCGAAAAGAGATTCAGCTTCATTTACCCAATAATAGCAGTTCGGCTCATTATTATATTTTTTACCAATGGAAAAATGATTTCAATCCAATCGATCATCCAATCGGATACATTTTGCAAAGTTCCATTGAAAATCACATCTTCATCTTCAAAAGACAGAAAATTGATTGA